The genomic DNA CGTACAAAAGCATTAGTCTTATCTTTCGAGTTTCGACATCCTCGACGAATCCAACGAAGTCCAAATCACTTTCATGTCCTCCGCCGTACCTGTTGTAGCAGACACTCACGCTGTCACTAATCCTCGACCTGTCGATCAACCAGGTTCTCCTATCAAAGATGACATTGAGGACAAGGGTGAACTTTCTTATTCAGACATCAACGATTCTGTCGAGACTCTCGACGCCAAATGGTATGAGCCTCCAGACTCCTACGAGTCTAAGCATCGATGGGATCCAGAAGCCAAATGGACACCAAAGGAGGAGACCAAGTTGAGAAGGAAACTGGGTGAGTGACGGTTTATTCACTATCACATGAACACATGTTTATATGTTTGCATAGACATTCGTGTGGCTGCTTTTGCTTGTCTTTGTTTCGCAGCTCTTCAATTGGATCGTGGAAATGTGAGAGCTCAAGGCCACCAACGAAGGTAACTGTTACTCATGTGAACTTTAGATTACCAATGCGCTTTCGGATGGAATGCTCGCGGACATTGGCCTCACTACCGCAGGATGTATGTGACAGTGTTCATCGCCATGATAACAACATGCTGACATGTACCAGATAATACTGGGATGACCATCTTCTATGTTTGCTTCTTGTCCGCCGAACTCCCATCACAGATGAGTACGTCTTTTATTTGGACTTCGTATCTCAGAGCTGATGTCTCAACTAGTATCGAAGAAGCTTGGCAGTGATGTCTGGATCCCCATCCAAATGATGGCTTGGTCTGTTGTCGCTATCTGTCAGGTGGCTATCAAGGGAAAGTCTTCCTTTTATGCTACCCGAGCTCTCCTCGGTTTGCTCGAAGGGTAAGTATATCTTTCACGATACTACAAACCATACTGACTTTGTCATAGTGGATTTGTTGCTGATACAGTCAGTATATAACGTTCAGTTCTTATTCTGCACCTCACTGACTTGCTTCTGCTGTCCTCAATAGGTCCTCTATTTATCGTAAGTTGGATTTCGTCGCCATCAAATTCGGTATTGTTCAATGCTTACGAGTGAAATCTCGGTCTGCTACCAACAGCTACTATTACAGTACGTCCCTCTTGCCGGCTATACCTTGTAATGATATGTAGTAACCATGTCGCCACAGCTTCCGCTGAACTCACCATTCGACTTTCTTGGTTCTGGGTTTCAATGACTACTACCACTATCATCGGCTCTCTCTTGGCCACTGCTATTCTTAAGATGCGAGGCCTTCACGGACTTGCTGGGTGGAGGTGGCTCTTCGCCATCGAAGGTGCCCTTACCTTCCTCATCGGATTTTGGGCTTGGTGGTATCTACCCGCCTCACCTACTCAAACCAAAAAGTGGTGGAGGCCCAACGGATGGTTCACCGATCGAGAGGAGACCATCATTGTCAATAAGGTCCTCCGAGACGACCACACCAAGTCTTCTAGTATGCCTGCTGCTGTGCTTGTTGTGATGCGATGTCTCAGAAACTAATGTCGTTACAGTGCACAACCGTGAAGGCTTGTCCCTTAAAGATGTTTGGCGCTCTGTGTCAGACTTTGACATGTGGCCTCTCTATGCTGTGAGTAGATCCCGAAATCGATCCATACGTGAGCTCACTCCTACTAGATCGGTTTGATTGCCTTCATTGTCCCTACCACTATCAGCGCATACTTTACTCTTACACTTAAGGCTTTGTGAGTGTCTTACTTTGGTTGCATATCAGTTCTATAATTTACATCTGTATTAGGGACTTCACTACCTTCCAGACCAACTTGCTCACTATCCCTAGTAACGTCTTGTTTATCCTTATGAACCTTGGtgtttccttcttgtccaaGAGGCTCAAGGAGCGCCTTATGGTCACGACTGTACAGCCTTTCTGGCATCTGACCTTCCTGATCGTCATTGTCGCTCTCCCTGACGATGCTAATCGATGGGTGAAATGGGTCGTTACCAGTCTGCTTCTGGGTTTCCCTGTAAGTGATTGTTGTGCTTACTAGATCTATCCAACTGAGAGCGTGTCTGCAGTACTGTCATCCTATTTTGGTCTCCATGAACAGCATGGTAAGTCGAATTGTAATGCTCATAAGGCGGTCCTGATGATACCATGATACCATAGAACGCCGGGTCCGTGCGAACACGTACTGTTGCCAGTTCCGTATACAACATGTTTGTCCAAGCCTCAGCACTTATTGCTTCCAATGTCTATCAACCTTGTATGTTTTGTTCTCTATGTCAATATGGTCACTGGTTAACCAGTCTATCCCTGCTCAGCCGACGCACCCTACTACCACAAGGGTAACCGAGTCCTCATCGGTATCAGTGTCGCCTCCATTGTCATATGCTGGCTTGCCAAGGCCTGGTACATCTGGCGTAACAAGCAGCGCGCCAAGATCTGGGACTCTTGGACCGTCCAACAGAAGGAGGAATATCTCGCGACCACCAAGGACAGTGGTAACAAGAGGTGAGTCTAGTGGAATCGTCAAATAACGTTCCATGCTAATTTATCTCCGACTAGAC from Cryptococcus neoformans var. neoformans JEC21 chromosome 3 sequence includes the following:
- a CDS encoding transporter, putative; the encoded protein is MSSAVPVVADTHAVTNPRPVDQPGSPIKDDIEDKGELSYSDINDSVETLDAKWYEPPDSYESKHRWDPEAKWTPKEETKLRRKLDIRVAAFACLCFAALQLDRGNITNALSDGMLADIGLTTAGYNTGMTIFYVCFLSAELPSQMISKKLGSDVWIPIQMMAWSVVAICQVAIKGKSSFYATRALLGLLEGGFVADTVLYYYTSAELTIRLSWFWVSMTTTTIIGSLLATAILKMRGLHGLAGWRWLFAIEGALTFLIGFWAWWYLPASPTQTKKWWRPNGWFTDREETIIVNKVLRDDHTKSSMHNREGLSLKDVWRSVSDFDMWPLYAIGLIAFIVPTTISAYFTLTLKALDFTTFQTNLLTIPSNVLFILMNLGVSFLSKRLKERLMVTTVQPFWHLTFLIVIVALPDDANRWVKWVVTSLLLGFPYCHPILVSMNSMNAGSVRTRTVASSVYNMFVQASALIASNVYQPSDAPYYHKGNRVLIGISVASIVICWLAKAWYIWRNKQRAKIWDSWTVQQKEEYLATTKDSGNKRLDFRFLH